In Candidatus Promineifilum breve, one genomic interval encodes:
- a CDS encoding phytoene desaturase family protein: MPCAVCWANERTLTPMSKTTQYDAVIVGSGPNGLAAAVTLAQAGRSVLVLEGKDTIGGGMRTLEYTLPGYRHDVCSAVHPLGVGSPFFRDIPLRDHGLQWVFPDLPLVHMMDDRGVALHQSIDETAAGLGRDGDAYRRLFAPIVKEWRGLLDEFLGPLGLPRRPLLMARFGLRAIQPATRLARGTFETEEARALFAGMAAHITIPLEKVTTAAGGLMLGMLAHAIGWPFARGGSQSIATALAAYLRALGGEIQTGVWVRSMSDIPPARAVLFDVTVRDLLTIAGDELPGGYRNRLAGYRYGQGVFKVDWALSEPVPWRDPLARRAGTLHIGGTLAEIAAGERAIWDGRVANPPYILFAQPSVFDPERAPQGQAGPGLPGHVAWAYCHVPNGSTVDMTAAIEAQIERHASGFGDCIIGRHTINAVEYQAYNPNYPGGDINSGVQDWRQLFTRPVARINPYTTPNPRLFICSAATPPGGGVHGMCGYYAARAALKGRF, translated from the coding sequence ATGCCCTGCGCCGTTTGCTGGGCAAATGAGAGAACGTTGACGCCGATGAGCAAAACGACGCAGTATGACGCGGTAATTGTTGGCTCAGGCCCCAATGGGCTGGCGGCGGCGGTCACGCTGGCCCAGGCCGGGCGGTCGGTGCTGGTGCTGGAGGGCAAGGACACCATCGGCGGCGGGATGCGCACGCTGGAGTACACGCTGCCCGGTTATCGCCACGACGTGTGTTCGGCCGTCCATCCGCTGGGCGTCGGCTCCCCCTTCTTCCGCGATATACCGTTGCGCGATCATGGGTTGCAGTGGGTGTTTCCCGATTTGCCGCTGGTGCATATGATGGACGACCGCGGCGTGGCCCTGCATCAATCCATCGACGAGACGGCCGCCGGGCTGGGGCGCGACGGCGACGCCTACCGCCGCCTCTTCGCGCCGATTGTCAAAGAGTGGCGCGGGCTGCTGGACGAATTTCTGGGGCCGCTGGGGCTGCCGCGCCGGCCGCTGCTCATGGCCCGCTTTGGCCTGCGGGCCATCCAGCCGGCGACCAGGCTGGCCAGGGGCACGTTTGAGACCGAAGAGGCGCGGGCGCTCTTCGCCGGCATGGCCGCCCACATCACCATCCCGCTGGAGAAGGTGACCACGGCCGCCGGCGGCCTGATGCTGGGCATGTTGGCCCATGCCATCGGCTGGCCGTTCGCTCGTGGTGGCTCGCAGAGTATCGCCACGGCGCTGGCCGCCTATCTGCGCGCGCTGGGCGGCGAGATTCAGACCGGCGTCTGGGTGCGTTCGATGAGCGACATCCCCCCGGCGCGGGCCGTCCTGTTCGACGTGACCGTGCGCGATCTACTGACTATTGCCGGCGACGAACTGCCCGGCGGCTACCGCAACCGGCTGGCCGGCTACCGCTATGGTCAGGGCGTCTTCAAGGTCGATTGGGCTTTGTCGGAGCCGGTTCCCTGGCGCGACCCGCTGGCGCGGCGGGCGGGGACACTTCACATCGGCGGGACGTTGGCGGAAATCGCGGCCGGCGAACGGGCTATTTGGGACGGGCGGGTTGCCAACCCGCCCTACATTTTGTTCGCCCAGCCCAGCGTGTTCGACCCGGAACGCGCGCCACAGGGGCAGGCGGGCCCCGGTCTGCCGGGCCACGTGGCCTGGGCCTATTGCCACGTGCCCAACGGTTCGACAGTCGATATGACCGCGGCCATTGAGGCCCAGATCGAGCGCCACGCGTCCGGTTTCGGCGATTGCATCATCGGCCGCCACACGATCAACGCCGTCGAGTACCAGGCTTATAACCCCAATTACCCCGGCGGCGACATCAACAGCGGCGTGCAGGATTGGCGGCAGCTTTTCACCCGGCCCGTGGCCCGGATCAACCCCTACACCACGCCCAACCCGCGCCTGTTCATCTGCTCGGCGGCCACCCCGCCCGGCGGCGGCGTGCACGGCATGTGCGGCTATTACGCGGCGCGGGCCGCGCTGAAGGGGCGCTTCTAG
- a CDS encoding dihydrolipoyl dehydrogenase family protein → MNKHDVIVIGGGPAGVTAALRARELGASVALVERDRLGGTCTNDGCVPTRVLAHAARLLRETAQHEQYGLLGSRPELDFGRLIARTQDVVYAVHEKKQLLKHLESSGVTVYEGVGPARFVDDHTIELGDGGQKLAARSFILCAGGHARRLPFPGAEHALTHDDLWRMSKLPRRLAVIGAAATGCQLASIMNTFGARVTLLDVAPHILPAEDAAVTEALTNAFTQRGIQIVSGMSGVARVEKTADGLRLVYKRDDAEEEITVDALVVAVGWPGNVEALNPDAAGIKTEKSYVVSDEYLRTSVPHIFAAGDIDGRLMLVQSAGVEARVAAENAVAELNGGEARPHRPSVVPHGGFTDPEYGSVGLTEKGAREAGHDVVVALASMVNLDRAVIDGNTEGFCKLVVDRKTSKVLGAHVVGEQAVEIVHLVAANMAAGATVEILADLELAYPTYVSIVGLAARRAVLNLGLMQLAPEWHEMGQFYAAEWERRDAG, encoded by the coding sequence ATGAACAAACATGACGTAATCGTAATCGGCGGCGGCCCGGCGGGGGTGACGGCCGCCTTGCGCGCCCGCGAATTGGGCGCGTCAGTGGCTCTGGTGGAGCGCGACCGGCTGGGCGGTACGTGCACCAATGACGGCTGTGTGCCCACCCGCGTGCTGGCTCACGCCGCCCGGCTGTTGCGCGAGACGGCCCAGCACGAACAGTATGGCCTGCTGGGCAGCCGCCCGGAACTGGATTTCGGCCGCCTCATCGCCCGCACTCAGGATGTGGTCTATGCCGTCCACGAAAAGAAGCAACTGCTGAAGCACCTGGAAAGCTCCGGCGTCACCGTCTACGAGGGCGTCGGCCCGGCGCGGTTCGTCGATGACCACACTATTGAGCTGGGCGACGGCGGCCAAAAGCTGGCCGCCCGGAGCTTCATCCTCTGCGCCGGCGGCCATGCCCGGCGGCTGCCCTTTCCCGGCGCGGAACATGCCCTGACCCACGACGATCTGTGGCGAATGAGCAAGCTGCCCCGCCGGCTGGCGGTCATCGGCGCGGCGGCCACCGGCTGCCAACTGGCATCGATTATGAACACCTTCGGCGCGCGGGTGACGCTGCTGGACGTGGCCCCCCACATCCTGCCGGCCGAGGACGCCGCCGTGACCGAGGCCCTGACCAACGCCTTCACCCAGCGCGGCATCCAAATCGTCAGCGGCATGAGCGGCGTGGCGCGGGTGGAGAAAACGGCCGATGGCCTGCGCCTGGTCTACAAGCGCGACGACGCCGAAGAGGAAATCACTGTCGATGCCCTCGTGGTGGCCGTCGGCTGGCCGGGCAACGTCGAGGCTCTCAATCCCGACGCGGCCGGCATCAAGACCGAGAAGAGCTACGTCGTCTCCGATGAGTATCTGCGCACCAGCGTGCCCCATATTTTCGCCGCCGGCGACATCGACGGCCGCCTGATGCTGGTGCAGAGCGCCGGGGTCGAGGCCCGCGTGGCCGCCGAGAACGCCGTGGCCGAACTGAACGGGGGCGAGGCGCGCCCCCACCGGCCGTCAGTCGTCCCCCACGGCGGCTTCACCGACCCCGAGTACGGCAGCGTCGGCCTGACCGAGAAAGGGGCGCGCGAAGCCGGCCACGACGTTGTGGTCGCCCTGGCCTCGATGGTCAACCTCGACCGGGCGGTCATCGACGGCAATACCGAGGGATTCTGCAAGCTTGTCGTGGACCGCAAAACCAGCAAGGTGCTGGGGGCCCACGTCGTCGGCGAGCAGGCGGTGGAGATCGTCCATCTTGTGGCCGCCAATATGGCCGCCGGGGCCACCGTGGAAATCCTGGCCGATCTGGAGCTGGCTTACCCGACCTACGTGTCCATCGTCGGTCTGGCTGCCCGCCGCGCCGTGCTGAATCTGGGGCTGATGCAACTGGCCCCGGAGTGGCACGAGATGGGGCAGTTCTATGCCGCCGAGTGGGAACGCCGGGACGCGGGATGA
- a CDS encoding DUF4258 domain-containing protein, translated as MARIDDIRSKVIRDEFEFTRHALDRTILRRIHVSEIREAIDTGQIIEDYPEDKYGPSCLILGFTQAGRPLHLQLTYPLQSLIKLITVYEPDPDEWVDFRIRR; from the coding sequence ATGGCTCGAATTGATGACATCCGATCGAAGGTAATTCGCGATGAATTCGAGTTTACGAGACATGCCCTTGATCGAACCATCCTACGCCGCATACATGTTTCAGAAATACGCGAAGCCATTGACACTGGGCAAATCATTGAAGATTATCCAGAAGACAAGTATGGCCCAAGTTGCCTAATCTTGGGCTTTACACAGGCAGGGCGGCCTCTTCATCTCCAGTTGACATATCCGTTACAATCGTTGATAAAGTTGATAACTGTTTATGAACCCGATCCAGATGAATGGGTGGATTTCCGGATAAGGAGATAA
- a CDS encoding YgiT-type zinc finger protein, whose amino-acid sequence MTAPENAQELEKVQITYTLLYDDNLIVIENVPARVDLETGEQFFSPETVEQLQSIVWGGRRPKRTIRTPVYEFAG is encoded by the coding sequence ATGACTGCGCCAGAAAACGCTCAAGAGCTTGAGAAGGTTCAAATCACTTATACGCTTCTCTATGATGATAATTTGATAGTAATCGAAAATGTTCCCGCTCGCGTTGACCTGGAAACGGGGGAACAATTCTTCTCGCCCGAAACAGTGGAACAGCTTCAATCTATTGTGTGGGGCGGGCGAAGGCCCAAGCGCACGATCCGCACGCCGGTCTACGAGTTTGCCGGGTAA
- a CDS encoding aminotransferase class V-fold PLP-dependent enzyme, whose translation MIESLRNHFLLDPDVVFLNHGSFGATPRPVFDVYQQWQRRLEWQPVQFLGSDIGGYLAEARRALGDYLNAAAADLVYVPNATFGVNVVARSLRLGPGDEVLTTDHEYGACERAWRYMSRERGFSVVSRAIPLPLTTDEAIVEALWAGVTPRTRIIFLSHITSPTAVRFPVAAVCARARAAGILTVIDGAHAPGQIPLDLTAVGADFYAGNCHKWLCAPKGAGFLYARPDVQHLIEPLIVGWGWNDVPAAPGFTFGSDFLDFLQYPGTKDYAAYLAVPAAIEFQAQHDWPAVRARCHALTAEAIGRIEALTGLPSLYPQPPGDFYGQMAAAALPPIADLPAFKQRLYDDYRVEIPCVQWGERQFIRISIQGYNTPADVDALLAALAGLLPPAVGANAPAARTERRAI comes from the coding sequence ATGATTGAATCCCTGCGCAACCACTTTCTACTCGATCCCGACGTTGTGTTTCTGAATCACGGCTCCTTCGGCGCCACGCCGCGGCCGGTCTTCGACGTTTATCAGCAGTGGCAGCGCCGCCTGGAGTGGCAGCCGGTGCAGTTCCTGGGCAGCGACATCGGCGGCTATCTGGCCGAGGCCCGCCGGGCGTTGGGCGACTACCTTAACGCCGCCGCCGCTGACCTGGTCTACGTGCCCAACGCGACGTTCGGCGTCAACGTCGTGGCTCGCTCGTTGCGGCTGGGGCCGGGCGACGAGGTGCTGACGACCGACCATGAGTACGGCGCGTGCGAGCGGGCCTGGCGCTATATGAGCCGTGAGCGCGGCTTCAGTGTGGTCAGCCGGGCCATCCCGCTGCCCCTGACCACGGACGAAGCCATCGTTGAAGCGTTGTGGGCGGGCGTCACGCCGCGCACGCGGATCATCTTCCTGAGCCACATCACCTCGCCCACGGCCGTACGTTTTCCGGTGGCCGCCGTCTGTGCCCGCGCCCGCGCCGCCGGCATCCTGACCGTCATCGATGGAGCCCACGCGCCGGGGCAGATCCCCCTCGATCTGACCGCCGTGGGAGCCGATTTCTACGCCGGCAACTGCCACAAGTGGCTCTGCGCGCCGAAGGGAGCGGGCTTTCTCTATGCCCGGCCCGACGTGCAACATCTGATCGAGCCGCTCATCGTCGGCTGGGGCTGGAATGACGTGCCCGCCGCGCCGGGCTTCACCTTCGGCTCCGACTTCCTCGACTTTCTCCAGTATCCGGGCACGAAGGATTATGCCGCCTATCTGGCCGTGCCGGCGGCGATTGAATTCCAGGCGCAACATGACTGGCCGGCGGTGCGCGCCCGATGCCACGCGCTGACGGCCGAGGCCATCGGCCGCATCGAGGCGCTGACCGGGCTGCCGTCGCTCTATCCCCAGCCGCCCGGCGACTTCTACGGGCAGATGGCCGCCGCCGCGCTGCCGCCCATCGCCGATCTGCCGGCCTTCAAACAGCGCCTCTACGACGACTACCGGGTGGAGATTCCCTGCGTCCAGTGGGGCGAGCGGCAATTCATCCGTATTTCGATTCAGGGCTATAATACGCCGGCAGACGTCGATGCCTTGCTGGCCGCGCTGGCCGGGCTGTTGCCGCCGGCCGTTGGCGCTAACGCGCCCGCAGCGCGGACAGAGAGGAGAGCAATATGA
- a CDS encoding O-acetylhomoserine aminocarboxypropyltransferase/cysteine synthase family protein, which yields MTTTNGHTLGFNTRQLHAGQTPDPTTGSRAVPIYQTTSFQFQSTEHAANLFALKEFGNIYTRIMNPTTDVLEQRLASLEGGVGALAASSGHAAQTMAILTLCGAGDHIVSSSRLYGGTYNQFNYTFPRIGIDVTFVDPADPEAFAAAIRPNTKLIYGETLGNPDISVFPFEEVSAIARAHALPLVIDNTFATPYLCRPFEWGANIVIHSTTKFIGGHGTSIGGIIIDGGNFDWTSGRFDNFTTPDPSYHGLVYADLGAPAFILKARVQVLRDIGACQAPLNSWLTVQGIETLSLRMERHVANAQRVAEFLEQHPQVTWVCYPGLSSHGDHERAKRILPKGAGAILGFGIQGGQSAGERFINNLQLFSHLANVGDARSLAIHPASTTHSQLTGEELRTAGVTPDFLRLSVGLEDIEDILWDLDQALAASA from the coding sequence ATGACGACGACCAACGGTCACACATTAGGTTTCAATACGCGGCAGTTGCACGCCGGGCAGACCCCCGACCCAACCACCGGCAGCCGGGCCGTGCCCATCTATCAGACCACCAGCTTCCAGTTCCAGAGCACGGAACACGCCGCCAACCTGTTCGCCCTGAAGGAATTCGGCAACATCTACACCCGCATTATGAACCCGACGACCGACGTGCTGGAGCAACGGCTGGCCAGCCTGGAGGGGGGCGTGGGGGCCTTGGCGGCCAGCAGCGGCCACGCCGCCCAGACCATGGCGATCCTGACCCTCTGCGGCGCGGGCGACCACATCGTCAGCAGCAGCCGCCTCTATGGCGGAACCTACAACCAGTTCAACTACACCTTCCCGCGCATCGGCATCGACGTGACCTTCGTCGATCCGGCCGACCCGGAGGCGTTCGCCGCGGCCATCCGCCCCAACACCAAGCTCATCTATGGCGAAACGCTGGGCAACCCCGACATCAGCGTCTTCCCCTTCGAGGAAGTATCGGCCATCGCCCGCGCCCACGCGCTGCCGCTGGTCATCGACAACACCTTCGCCACGCCCTACCTGTGCCGCCCCTTCGAGTGGGGGGCCAATATCGTCATCCACAGCACGACCAAGTTCATCGGCGGCCACGGCACGTCGATCGGCGGCATCATCATCGACGGCGGCAATTTCGACTGGACGAGCGGCCGCTTCGACAACTTCACCACGCCCGACCCGTCGTATCATGGGCTGGTCTACGCCGATCTGGGCGCGCCGGCCTTCATCCTGAAGGCGCGCGTCCAAGTCCTGCGCGACATCGGCGCCTGCCAGGCCCCGCTCAATAGCTGGCTGACCGTGCAGGGCATCGAGACGCTCAGCCTGCGCATGGAGCGCCACGTCGCCAACGCCCAGCGCGTGGCCGAATTCCTGGAGCAGCACCCGCAGGTGACCTGGGTCTGCTACCCCGGCCTGAGCAGCCACGGCGACCACGAGCGCGCCAAGCGCATCCTGCCCAAGGGGGCGGGGGCCATCCTGGGCTTCGGCATCCAGGGCGGCCAGAGCGCCGGCGAGCGGTTCATCAACAACCTGCAACTGTTCAGCCATCTGGCCAACGTCGGCGACGCCCGCAGCCTGGCGATTCACCCGGCCAGCACCACCCACAGCCAGCTAACCGGCGAAGAGCTGCGCACCGCCGGCGTCACGCCCGACTTCTTGCGCCTCAGCGTCGGCCTGGAGGACATCGAGGATATCCTCTGGGATCTGGATCAGGCGTTGGCGGCCTCCGCCTAA
- the metX gene encoding homoserine O-acetyltransferase MetX, whose amino-acid sequence MTSSLGLVTPHTFTFGEAEPFVLESGATLGPVTLAYETYGRLNAARSNAILILHALSGSAHAAGTHAADDAHPGWWDECIGPGKAFDTERYFVICSNVLGSCYGSSGPTAENPQTGRPYGLAFPVVTVGDMVRAQERLLDHLGIERLLCAAGGSMGGMQVLEWAAHHPGRLRAAIPLATTARHSPMLIALSEVGRQAIYADPAWNNGDYYANGHKPDAGLAVARMVGHITYLSDASMNQKFGRRLQTREQYGYEFQTEFAVESYLKYNGNNFTRRFDANSYLYVTKAMDYFDLTQPTGSLAAALAGASAIKFLVVSFTSDWLYPSYHSKDLVRALHTVGADVTYLDIESTWGHDAFLLEVDTMTRLLGSFLDRLAQEEGVARP is encoded by the coding sequence ATGACTTCTTCCCTCGGCCTCGTCACGCCCCACACCTTCACCTTCGGTGAGGCTGAGCCGTTCGTGCTGGAGAGCGGGGCCACGCTGGGGCCGGTGACGCTGGCCTACGAGACGTATGGCCGCCTGAACGCCGCGCGCAGCAACGCCATCCTCATCCTCCACGCCCTGAGCGGCAGCGCCCACGCCGCCGGCACTCATGCCGCCGACGACGCCCACCCGGGCTGGTGGGATGAGTGCATCGGGCCGGGCAAGGCGTTCGACACGGAGCGCTACTTCGTCATCTGTAGCAACGTGTTGGGCAGTTGCTACGGCTCCAGCGGTCCGACGGCCGAAAACCCGCAAACCGGGCGGCCGTATGGACTGGCCTTCCCGGTGGTCACCGTGGGCGACATGGTGCGCGCCCAGGAGCGGCTGCTCGATCACCTGGGCATCGAGCGCCTGCTGTGCGCCGCCGGCGGCTCGATGGGCGGGATGCAGGTGCTGGAATGGGCCGCCCACCATCCGGGCCGGCTGCGGGCGGCCATCCCCCTGGCGACGACCGCCCGCCACAGCCCGATGCTCATCGCCCTGAGCGAGGTCGGCCGGCAGGCCATCTACGCCGACCCGGCCTGGAACAATGGCGACTACTACGCCAACGGCCACAAGCCCGACGCCGGGCTGGCCGTGGCCCGCATGGTCGGCCACATCACCTACCTCAGCGACGCCTCCATGAATCAGAAGTTCGGCCGCCGCCTGCAAACCCGCGAGCAGTACGGCTACGAATTCCAGACCGAGTTCGCCGTGGAGAGCTACCTGAAATACAACGGCAACAACTTCACCCGCCGCTTCGACGCCAACAGCTATCTCTACGTGACCAAGGCGATGGATTACTTCGACCTGACTCAGCCGACGGGGTCGCTGGCGGCGGCCCTGGCCGGGGCGTCGGCGATCAAGTTCCTGGTGGTCAGCTTCACCAGCGATTGGCTCTATCCTTCCTACCACAGCAAGGACCTGGTGCGCGCCCTCCACACCGTGGGGGCCGACGTGACCTATCTCGACATCGAAAGCACCTGGGGCCACGATGCCTTCCTGCTGGAGGTGGACACCATGACCCGACTGCTGGGCAGCTTCCTTGACCGATTGGCCCAGGAAGAAGGTGTTGCCCGGCCGTAA
- the metW gene encoding methionine biosynthesis protein MetW → MNTQSQPSLTLRPDLRAVAALAPVGARALDLGCGDGALLDYLKREKGVNGRGIEMSEAGVLACVRRGLSVRQGNLQEGLADYPDGSFDVVILSQTLQFLDDPGMILGEMLRVGRLAVVSFPNWGNWRCRLELLRRGSIPAAPDYPQPWYHTPRQQPLTAADFAALCREQTIDVRRVIYLSGQRNVRLLPNLTARTAIFALERL, encoded by the coding sequence ATGAATACACAATCACAGCCCTCCCTCACCCTCCGCCCCGATTTGCGGGCCGTGGCCGCGCTGGCGCCGGTGGGCGCGCGGGCGCTCGATCTGGGCTGCGGCGACGGCGCGCTGCTCGATTATCTGAAGCGCGAGAAGGGGGTGAACGGCCGCGGCATCGAGATGAGCGAGGCGGGGGTGCTGGCCTGCGTGCGGCGCGGCCTCAGCGTCCGCCAGGGCAATCTACAGGAGGGGCTGGCCGATTATCCCGATGGGAGCTTCGACGTAGTGATCCTCAGCCAGACGCTGCAATTTCTGGATGATCCGGGGATGATCCTGGGCGAGATGCTGCGCGTCGGCCGCCTGGCGGTGGTCAGCTTCCCCAACTGGGGCAACTGGCGCTGCCGGCTGGAGTTATTGCGGCGCGGCAGCATCCCGGCCGCGCCTGACTATCCCCAACCGTGGTATCACACCCCCCGCCAGCAGCCATTGACGGCGGCCGATTTTGCCGCCCTGTGTCGCGAGCAAACCATCGACGTGCGCCGGGTGATCTATCTGTCCGGCCAGCGAAACGTCCGGCTGCTGCCCAATCTGACCGCCCGCACGGCTATCTTCGCCCTGGAACGGTTGTAG
- a CDS encoding phage holin family protein produces the protein MRFLIRVLINAVALGLTFWLVDLCWDGQLLPLLIIALIFGFVNALIRPLVTILTCPLVILTLGLFLVVINGLMLWVTIWLSRAIGIGFTCMPEFFWNLIIGAIVLSIISGVATALIKDDRENR, from the coding sequence ATGCGTTTTCTGATTCGAGTTCTTATCAATGCCGTGGCCCTGGGCCTGACGTTCTGGCTGGTCGATCTGTGCTGGGACGGGCAGCTATTGCCGTTGCTGATCATCGCCCTGATCTTCGGCTTCGTCAACGCGCTCATCCGGCCGCTGGTCACCATTCTGACCTGTCCGTTGGTTATCCTGACTTTGGGCCTGTTCCTGGTGGTCATCAATGGCCTGATGCTGTGGGTGACCATCTGGCTGTCGCGGGCGATAGGGATCGGTTTCACCTGTATGCCGGAATTCTTCTGGAACCTGATCATCGGGGCCATCGTGCTGAGTATCATCAGTGGCGTGGCGACGGCGCTGATCAAGGACGACCGGGAGAATCGGTAA